In one window of Bemisia tabaci chromosome 4, PGI_BMITA_v3 DNA:
- the LOC109031714 gene encoding calcium load-activated calcium channel: protein MWADTLLILAISICTALLGEGLTWLLVYRTDKYQRLKTEVEKQSKKLEKKKEAHGTSLDKQHKKKIEREEERLKISNRDLYLEKMKSMIAIGSAFTTLLSVFNNIFDGRIVARLPFVPLPWFQSFSHRNLPGEDYTECSFIFLYILCTMSIRQNIQKLLGFAPSRSASKQAGFFGTQGQQFK from the exons ATGTGGGCCGACACTCTTCTGATCCTTGCAATATCCATTTGTACAGCTCTGCTCGGAGAGG GCTTGACATGGTTACTTGTTTATAGAACGGACAAATATCAAAGACTAAAGACAGAAGTGGAGAAGCAAAGCAAAAAAT tagagaagaagaaagaagctCATGGGACATCGTTAGATAAACAGCacaagaagaaaattgaaagagaggAGGAGAGGCTTAAAATTAGCAATCGAGATCTCTACCTGGAGAAAATGAAATCTATGATTGCCATTGGCTCAGCATTTACAACTCTATTAAGTGTTTTTAATAATAT atttgatGGAAGAATAGTTGCGAGATTACCATTTGTTCCACTTCCATGGTTTCAAAGCTTTTCACACCGAAATTTACCTGGAGAGGACTATACAGAATGctcttttattttcctttacattCTTTGCACCATGTCAATCAGACAG AACATTCAAAAACTTCTGGGTTTTGCTCCATCAAGAAGTGCCAGCAAGCAAGCTGGATTTTTTGGCACTCAAGGGCAACAGTTCAAATAA